The following coding sequences lie in one Niabella agricola genomic window:
- a CDS encoding glutamate synthase subunit beta — MGKPTGFLEFSRETPQKKAVTERVQHYKEFVELFPEDKLNNQAARCMDCGVPFCHSGCPLGNVIPEFNDAVYRKEYKEAYDILSSTNNFPEFTGRICPAPCESACVLGINQPPIAIEEIEKHIIEIAFERGFVSKKGPNIRTGKKVAVVGSGPSGLAAAAQLNYAGHTVTVFERDEKPGGLLRYGIPDFKLEKWVVDRRIEVMQEEGVEFRCHANVGKNISIHDLLRNYDAVVLCGGSTVPRNLPIPGRELKGVHFAMDFLKQNNKRVDGKDFLAHRDIESNILPEEVLATGKNVVVIGGGDTGSDCVGTSNRHKAASVTQFELLPMPPKERTDAMPWPSYPMLLKTTTSHEEGANRHWSIATKEFRGDENGNLKTLVVVDLEWKTPEPGKPAQFTEVPGSEREMPCELALLAMGFVHPQYQGLLEELDVELDNRGNVKASEQAYKTNIPKVFTAGDMRRGQSLVVWAISEGRECARKVDEFLMGHSILESKEQSVLMSFE, encoded by the coding sequence ATGGGTAAACCAACAGGATTTTTAGAGTTTTCCAGAGAAACTCCCCAAAAAAAAGCAGTAACGGAACGCGTCCAGCACTATAAAGAGTTCGTTGAATTATTTCCGGAAGATAAACTGAATAACCAGGCCGCCCGATGTATGGATTGTGGCGTTCCGTTTTGCCACAGCGGCTGTCCGCTGGGTAACGTGATCCCCGAGTTTAACGACGCCGTATACCGGAAGGAATATAAAGAAGCATATGATATCCTGAGCTCCACCAATAATTTCCCGGAGTTTACAGGAAGGATTTGTCCGGCGCCCTGCGAATCCGCCTGTGTATTGGGCATCAACCAACCTCCTATTGCGATCGAAGAGATCGAAAAGCATATCATTGAGATCGCTTTTGAACGGGGATTTGTCTCCAAAAAAGGACCCAATATCCGCACTGGCAAGAAGGTAGCCGTTGTAGGCAGCGGACCTTCCGGTTTGGCAGCAGCAGCACAGCTCAACTATGCGGGTCATACAGTAACTGTTTTTGAGCGGGACGAAAAACCAGGCGGCCTGCTGCGTTACGGCATTCCCGACTTCAAACTGGAAAAATGGGTGGTAGACCGCCGTATTGAAGTGATGCAGGAAGAGGGGGTCGAATTCCGTTGCCACGCGAATGTAGGCAAGAACATCAGTATTCATGACCTGCTCAGAAACTATGACGCCGTGGTCCTGTGTGGCGGAAGCACGGTTCCCCGGAATCTTCCCATCCCGGGTCGGGAATTGAAAGGCGTTCATTTCGCCATGGACTTCCTTAAACAGAATAATAAACGCGTTGATGGAAAGGATTTCCTGGCGCACCGGGATATTGAAAGCAATATTCTGCCTGAAGAGGTACTGGCCACCGGCAAAAACGTGGTGGTGATTGGAGGCGGGGATACCGGCAGCGACTGTGTAGGCACCAGCAACCGGCATAAGGCGGCTTCAGTAACCCAGTTTGAGTTATTACCGATGCCCCCAAAAGAACGTACAGATGCCATGCCCTGGCCTTCTTATCCTATGCTGTTGAAAACGACTACCAGCCACGAAGAAGGTGCCAACAGGCATTGGTCCATTGCCACTAAAGAATTCAGGGGCGACGAAAACGGGAACCTGAAAACCCTTGTGGTAGTAGACCTTGAGTGGAAGACCCCTGAACCGGGAAAACCGGCCCAGTTTACTGAGGTACCCGGTTCCGAGCGAGAAATGCCCTGCGAGCTGGCATTGCTGGCCATGGGGTTTGTACATCCTCAATACCAGGGACTCCTTGAAGAGTTGGATGTGGAACTGGACAATCGGGGCAATGTAAAAGCCTCTGAACAGGCGTACAAAACTAATATCCCGAAAGTATTCACTGCCGGTGATATGCGCCGGGGCCAGAGCCTGGTGGTATGGGCGATCAGCGAAGGACGCGAATGCGCCCGGAAAGTAGATGAGTTCCTGATGGGGCATTCTATATTGGAATCGAAAGAACAGTCGGTGCTAATGTCATTCGAATAA
- a CDS encoding sialidase family protein codes for MKKITITKRWTGLIALPLLLGACMKVVKEVMPDLGKSAPSAVATTTATALAAPYRMLPVVLFDGGNEGGYHSFRIPSIIKAKDGVLLAFCEGRKNNHTDYGNIDVVCKRSTDNGITWGSLKIVAGQNATDTWGNPTTVYDPTKGINGRIWLFMSWNLGSFTDISQMNYWGSRRVKITYSDDNGLTWAAPSDATETLTPSYMKWDCVGPGIGIRTQFDYPGRLVIPAKDRNIFSDDKGATWQYTLLPAGGSEGTVMEKMNDHEGGWYTRIDRPGSSLQGNRTRIRSVGDLPGNWSPWAYISQLPSPGTGGCEGSLLRYNTDSPHRTLFIGPNSTDKRCDMTIWLSYNDGSTWPVHRSLIFYNTCDYANITAGRGGYSSMAKTADYCVAALTELNENLHVSTSNKSIELHKFNLPWILENNPE; via the coding sequence GTGAAAAAAATAACAATCACGAAAAGGTGGACAGGCCTGATTGCACTACCCTTGCTTTTAGGAGCCTGTATGAAAGTGGTTAAAGAAGTGATGCCGGATTTGGGTAAGTCGGCCCCATCCGCAGTTGCAACGACAACAGCCACCGCATTGGCCGCGCCCTACCGGATGCTGCCGGTGGTACTGTTTGACGGTGGCAATGAAGGCGGTTATCACAGTTTCCGGATACCGTCCATCATCAAAGCAAAGGATGGCGTATTGCTGGCTTTTTGCGAAGGCCGTAAAAACAATCACACCGATTATGGAAATATCGATGTGGTTTGTAAACGTTCAACGGACAACGGTATTACCTGGGGCAGTCTGAAAATTGTGGCGGGACAAAACGCTACGGATACCTGGGGCAATCCTACGACCGTTTACGATCCAACAAAAGGGATCAATGGCCGCATCTGGCTGTTTATGTCCTGGAACCTGGGGTCTTTTACGGATATTAGTCAAATGAATTACTGGGGCTCCCGCCGTGTAAAAATCACCTATAGCGATGATAATGGTCTTACCTGGGCCGCTCCTTCGGATGCAACAGAAACGCTGACGCCTTCCTATATGAAATGGGACTGCGTCGGGCCGGGCATTGGCATCCGCACGCAGTTTGATTATCCCGGGCGCCTGGTGATCCCGGCAAAAGACCGGAATATTTTTAGCGATGATAAAGGCGCTACCTGGCAATATACTTTATTGCCGGCCGGTGGCAGTGAAGGCACGGTTATGGAAAAAATGAACGACCATGAAGGGGGATGGTACACGCGTATCGACCGGCCGGGCAGCAGTCTTCAGGGTAACCGTACGCGCATCCGATCCGTAGGCGATCTGCCGGGAAACTGGTCGCCCTGGGCCTATATCAGCCAGCTTCCCAGTCCCGGAACCGGGGGCTGCGAAGGATCTCTGTTACGGTATAATACAGACAGCCCGCATCGCACCTTATTTATCGGACCCAATTCAACGGATAAACGTTGTGATATGACCATCTGGTTAAGCTATAATGATGGCAGTACCTGGCCGGTGCACCGGTCGCTGATTTTTTATAACACCTGCGACTATGCGAATATTACAGCCGGCAGGGGCGGCTATTCCTCAATGGCAAAAACGGCAGACTATTGCGTGGCGGCGTTAACAGAGCTCAATGAAAATTTACACGTAAGCACCAGCAATAAATCAATTGAACTGCACAAGTTCAATCTTCCCTGGATTTTGGAAAACAATCCCGAGTAA
- a CDS encoding polyprenyl synthetase family protein encodes MKLPTSLIKVELENFEQRFNAAVKSNTPLLDRIMRYIVKRKGKQLRPMFVFLSAKMFGPTTEATYRAASLVEILHTGSLVHDDVVDDSYERRGFFSTYALWKNKASVLVGDYLFATGLLLSLEHGDHRMLRIMSDAIQKMAEGELLQLEKARSLNLKEAIYYEIIKNKTASLLASACSAGAWSVTENEEATEKARLFGEKTGIAFQIKDDLFDYASEDVGKPTGNDIKEKKMTLPLIYTLNNTDKATKQKIINIVKNNNNDRQKVQWVLQMVKETGGIRYAAEKMNAYKNEALGILATCPDNEYRSGLQDLVHYVTERKY; translated from the coding sequence ATGAAGCTTCCCACGTCCCTTATAAAAGTTGAACTAGAGAATTTTGAACAGCGGTTTAATGCTGCAGTAAAGAGCAATACCCCCCTTTTAGACCGGATTATGCGGTATATCGTTAAACGAAAGGGTAAACAATTACGGCCCATGTTTGTTTTCCTGTCCGCCAAAATGTTTGGCCCTACCACAGAAGCCACCTACCGTGCAGCGTCCCTGGTGGAAATCCTGCATACCGGCTCCCTTGTACATGATGATGTGGTAGACGACTCTTATGAACGCAGGGGCTTCTTTTCTACCTATGCGCTCTGGAAAAACAAAGCCTCTGTTTTGGTGGGCGACTATCTTTTTGCCACCGGGCTCCTGCTCTCGCTGGAACACGGTGACCACCGCATGCTCCGGATCATGTCCGATGCCATCCAGAAAATGGCAGAGGGCGAGCTGTTACAACTAGAAAAAGCACGATCACTGAACCTGAAAGAGGCGATTTACTACGAAATTATCAAAAACAAAACAGCCTCACTCCTCGCCTCTGCCTGTAGCGCCGGGGCCTGGTCGGTGACCGAAAATGAAGAAGCGACGGAAAAAGCACGTCTTTTTGGCGAAAAAACCGGAATCGCCTTCCAGATCAAGGACGATCTCTTTGACTATGCCAGTGAAGATGTAGGCAAACCCACGGGTAACGATATCAAGGAAAAGAAAATGACTCTTCCCCTGATCTATACCCTGAATAACACAGATAAGGCTACAAAACAAAAAATCATTAATATTGTAAAGAACAATAATAACGACCGTCAGAAAGTACAATGGGTACTCCAGATGGTAAAGGAAACCGGAGGAATCCGGTATGCTGCAGAAAAAATGAATGCGTATAAGAACGAGGCACTGGGAATTTTGGCAACCTGCCCAGACAATGAATACCGCAGCGGCCTGCAAGATCTTGTTCATTATGTAACCGAAAGAAAATACTAA
- a CDS encoding OmpA family protein, translating to MTSKKYTLLAGLGCLIASTGFSQVSPSHPYTAPHPLYGTYSVTDSNYYSGKRLQQHNDFMVGTSDYPAKPKDMWELGIKGGSFLVNGDVDARFGNSFGFGGHIRKSLGHVMSLRLEYVYGVAKGLNWRPSTGYSKAPADNPWIAAGYGGDRVNYNYKTVAQDLSLQALFNLGNIRFYKAQTGATIYALAGVGVNTFRTSVNALNGSSKYTFPAPGTQDNTNRKDAMKAAKDMLDDSYESPAERDPSVKWSKMFAGYITPSATAGAGIAFRLSPRVNLAVEDRVIYNMNASDLLDGQRWAEQPSLSPDKDFFNYLTVGLNFNLGNKSRRVEPLYWLNPLNYAYGELRRVPEIVLPDADGDGVTDQFDQEQTPAGCPVDTHGVSRDTDGDGVPDCKDKELITPTYCQPVDADGVGKCPCPEGCGVKPADDCATLLGALPSVTFKANSNTLSADAAASLATVASKLRANPNCKVVVVGYCAATKKQQQLSWDHVNKVITHLQEKEGISGDRFIFSSGQEGGDCNTVDIRAAAPGEDGPNTVAPPHPNLRKK from the coding sequence ATGACAAGCAAAAAGTACACATTATTGGCAGGTCTAGGCTGCCTTATTGCGTCTACAGGGTTTTCTCAGGTAAGCCCTTCGCATCCGTACACTGCGCCTCACCCGTTGTACGGTACTTATTCTGTTACAGATTCTAATTACTATTCTGGTAAAAGACTGCAGCAGCATAATGACTTTATGGTTGGTACAAGCGATTATCCCGCTAAACCTAAAGACATGTGGGAACTCGGTATCAAAGGTGGATCTTTCTTAGTAAACGGTGATGTAGATGCCCGTTTTGGAAATTCTTTTGGATTTGGCGGACACATCCGTAAGTCCTTGGGTCATGTAATGTCGTTAAGACTGGAGTATGTTTACGGTGTAGCCAAAGGGCTGAACTGGAGACCTTCTACAGGGTATTCAAAAGCTCCGGCTGACAATCCCTGGATCGCTGCCGGTTATGGCGGAGACCGTGTTAACTACAACTACAAAACAGTTGCTCAGGATCTGTCCTTGCAGGCACTGTTTAATTTAGGAAACATCCGTTTCTATAAAGCACAGACCGGTGCTACTATCTATGCGCTGGCGGGTGTTGGTGTAAACACCTTCCGTACATCGGTTAACGCCCTGAATGGTTCCAGCAAATATACCTTCCCTGCTCCCGGAACACAGGACAACACAAACCGTAAAGATGCGATGAAAGCAGCGAAAGACATGCTGGATGATTCTTATGAATCTCCTGCTGAAAGAGACCCCAGCGTTAAATGGAGCAAAATGTTTGCTGGTTATATCACGCCTTCTGCTACAGCAGGTGCTGGTATTGCTTTCAGACTGTCTCCCCGTGTAAACCTGGCTGTTGAAGATCGTGTGATCTACAACATGAATGCTTCTGATCTTTTAGACGGTCAGCGTTGGGCAGAGCAACCTTCTCTGAGCCCTGATAAAGACTTCTTTAACTACCTGACTGTAGGTCTGAACTTTAACCTGGGTAACAAATCCAGAAGAGTTGAGCCCCTGTACTGGCTGAACCCGCTGAACTATGCTTACGGAGAACTGCGTCGTGTGCCTGAAATCGTTCTGCCGGATGCTGACGGTGATGGCGTAACTGACCAATTCGACCAGGAGCAAACTCCTGCAGGTTGCCCGGTTGATACACATGGTGTAAGCCGCGATACAGATGGTGACGGTGTTCCTGATTGTAAAGATAAAGAGCTGATCACTCCTACATACTGCCAGCCGGTAGATGCTGATGGAGTTGGTAAATGTCCTTGTCCGGAAGGTTGTGGTGTTAAACCCGCCGATGATTGCGCTACTTTACTGGGTGCTTTACCAAGCGTAACCTTCAAAGCAAACTCTAACACGCTTTCTGCAGATGCTGCTGCTTCTTTAGCTACTGTAGCTTCTAAACTGAGAGCAAACCCCAACTGTAAAGTGGTTGTAGTAGGCTATTGCGCTGCTACTAAGAAACAACAGCAACTGAGCTGGGATCACGTAAACAAAGTGATTACACACTTACAGGAAAAAGAAGGTATCAGCGGAGACAGATTTATCTTCTCTTCTGGTCAGGAAGGTGGTGATTGCAACACCGTAGATATCCGTGCAGCTGCACCGGGTGAAGACGGACCGAATACTGTTGCTCCTCCGCATCCAAATCTTCGCAAAAAATAG
- the gltB gene encoding glutamate synthase large subunit — protein sequence MTEKKGLYDPSFERDACGIGFVANIKGNKNHQTISDALTVLENMDHRGACGYEPNTGDGAGIMIQIPHELFYDECLQMGISLPAVEEYAVGMIFFPKEVKAREECRDIFTRAAEKMHMKVIRWRNVPVNPDGIGSSALSVEPDIEQVFLQKPDNIKTSEEFERKLFVLRKYATHLTTNAVKKDPIGFYISSLSCRTVIYKGQFTSFQVRTYYKDLTDNRTVSAFGLVHSRFATNTFPSWRLAQPFRFIAHNGEINTLQGNLNWLRSSENSFESPLFTREEMDMLVPIVSNDQSDSACLDNMIELLALTGRSLPHVMMMLIPEAWDGNEDMDPVKKAFYEFHACLMEPWDGPASISFTDGKIIGATLDRNGLRPSRYCVTSDGRVIMASETGALPVDQSLVIEKGRLQPGKMFVVDMEQGRIISDEELKKEICSQKPYGDWLNKHKIRLNELPEPRVMFTNLSEDQIFRYQKSFGYTSEDVENIISPMAITGKEPIGAMGVDTPLAVLSDQPQHLSSYFKQLFAQVTNPPIDPIRERMVMSLATFVGDNGSLLIEDEMDCHVVALKQPVLTNFELETLRSIDTGTFQAKTLQCYFRADGKPGSLEKGLDRICAYAEDAVNDGFEVLVLQDRAIDSQHAPIPSLLAVSAVHHHLIRKGLRGKVGIVVEAGDVWEVHHFACLLGFGATAINPYLAFSTIHNLKETGKIKTALSTEELYKNYIKAVSDGLLKVFSKMGISTLQSYQGAQIFEIIGLNQAVVRKYFAGTTSRIEGMGLDEIAREALTKHHFGFSQKPSPVDQLPTGGFYQWKRKGEAHLFNPQTIHLLQYSTKMNDYNIFKKYTKLVNDQTSKAITLRGLLDFKRSRKPISIDEVEPAEKIYKRFATGAMSFGSISWEAHTTLAIAMNRLGGKSNTGEGGEDEARYTPLENGDSMRSAIKQVASARFGVTSLYLTEADELQIKMAQGAKPGEGGQLPGDKVDDWIGKTRHATPGVGLISPPPHHDIYSIEDLAQLIFDLKNANRHARINVKLVSKAGVGTIAAGVTKAKADVVLIAGHDGGTGASPISSIRHAGLPWELGVAEAQQTLVKNKLRSRVVLQTDGQMRTGRDIVIAAMLGAEEWGVATAALIVEGCIMMRKCHLNTCPVGVATQDPELRKRFTGNPDHVVNFFKFLTEDMREVMAELGYRTVDEMIGQSSELKVREGITHWKYKNLDLSPILYRQQEEAGIGLYHSEEQDHGIKSVLDWKFVEAAKPAIENGTPVKAAFDIVNTDRAAGTILSHEITKKYRSEGLPEDTVHLKLKGTAGQSFGAFCNKGITLELEGDANDYFGKGLSGAKLITYPDAKAGFVAEENSIIGNVAFYGATSGEGFIRGKAGERFAVRNSGATVVVEGVGDHGCEYMTGGKAIILGNTGRNFAAGMSGGIAFVYDASQKFADNCNKEMVELDPVSDTDAQFLNEYISKHYRYTNSPVAKFILDDFENQLKNFVKVFPSEYKKVLLAKEEQKQLA from the coding sequence ATGACAGAAAAAAAAGGATTATACGACCCTTCGTTTGAACGTGATGCGTGTGGGATCGGTTTTGTTGCCAATATAAAGGGCAATAAAAATCACCAGACCATTTCAGATGCCCTTACGGTTTTGGAAAACATGGATCACAGGGGAGCCTGTGGCTACGAGCCCAATACGGGCGACGGCGCCGGTATTATGATTCAGATTCCGCATGAGCTTTTTTATGACGAATGTCTACAGATGGGGATCTCCCTTCCGGCGGTTGAAGAGTACGCCGTGGGTATGATCTTTTTCCCGAAGGAGGTAAAGGCCCGGGAAGAGTGTCGCGATATTTTTACCCGCGCTGCAGAAAAAATGCATATGAAGGTAATCCGCTGGCGTAATGTGCCGGTAAATCCTGATGGTATCGGCTCCTCGGCGCTTTCGGTTGAACCGGATATCGAGCAGGTGTTTCTTCAAAAACCCGACAATATCAAGACCTCCGAAGAGTTTGAGCGTAAGCTATTTGTGCTGCGTAAATATGCCACTCACCTGACCACCAACGCGGTAAAAAAAGATCCGATCGGCTTTTATATCAGTTCGCTGTCATGCAGAACCGTTATTTATAAAGGACAGTTCACCAGTTTCCAGGTACGCACATATTACAAAGATCTTACCGATAACCGTACAGTAAGCGCTTTCGGACTGGTGCACTCCCGGTTTGCCACCAATACCTTTCCTTCCTGGCGACTGGCGCAGCCCTTCCGCTTTATTGCACACAACGGAGAGATTAATACGCTGCAGGGCAATCTGAACTGGTTACGCTCCAGCGAAAACAGCTTCGAATCACCGCTGTTTACCCGGGAAGAAATGGATATGCTGGTTCCCATTGTCAGCAACGACCAGAGTGACTCTGCCTGCCTGGACAATATGATTGAACTGCTGGCACTGACCGGCCGTTCACTGCCGCATGTAATGATGATGCTGATCCCCGAAGCCTGGGATGGCAACGAGGATATGGATCCTGTTAAAAAGGCATTTTACGAATTTCATGCCTGCCTGATGGAACCCTGGGACGGACCGGCCTCTATTTCGTTTACCGACGGAAAGATCATTGGCGCCACACTGGACCGGAACGGGCTGCGTCCTTCCCGCTATTGCGTAACCAGCGATGGACGTGTAATTATGGCTTCTGAAACCGGCGCATTACCGGTAGATCAGAGCCTTGTAATTGAAAAAGGACGTCTGCAGCCAGGGAAAATGTTTGTGGTAGATATGGAGCAGGGCCGCATCATCAGTGATGAAGAACTGAAAAAAGAGATCTGTTCACAAAAACCATACGGCGACTGGCTCAACAAGCATAAGATCCGCTTGAATGAGCTCCCTGAACCCAGGGTTATGTTTACCAACCTGAGCGAAGACCAGATTTTCCGCTATCAGAAATCGTTTGGTTATACTTCGGAAGATGTTGAAAATATCATCTCGCCGATGGCCATCACCGGCAAAGAGCCGATTGGTGCCATGGGCGTAGATACCCCGCTGGCCGTATTGAGCGATCAGCCCCAGCATTTAAGTTCTTACTTTAAACAATTATTTGCGCAGGTAACCAATCCGCCCATCGACCCGATCCGGGAACGGATGGTAATGTCTCTGGCCACTTTTGTAGGCGATAACGGCAGCCTGTTGATTGAAGATGAAATGGATTGCCATGTGGTAGCCTTAAAGCAACCCGTGCTTACCAATTTTGAGCTGGAAACCCTGCGCAGCATCGATACCGGCACCTTCCAGGCGAAAACCCTGCAGTGTTATTTCCGGGCTGATGGCAAACCCGGCTCTCTGGAAAAAGGCCTGGACCGGATCTGTGCTTATGCCGAAGACGCGGTGAATGATGGCTTTGAGGTGTTGGTATTGCAGGATCGGGCGATTGACAGTCAGCATGCGCCCATTCCTTCGCTGCTGGCCGTTTCAGCCGTGCACCATCATTTGATCCGGAAAGGGTTGCGTGGTAAAGTAGGTATCGTTGTGGAAGCCGGTGATGTTTGGGAAGTGCACCACTTCGCCTGCCTGCTGGGCTTTGGCGCTACGGCCATTAATCCCTACCTGGCTTTCTCTACCATTCACAACCTGAAAGAAACCGGTAAAATAAAGACCGCCCTTTCTACAGAAGAGCTGTATAAAAATTATATTAAAGCTGTAAGCGATGGTCTGCTGAAAGTCTTCTCCAAAATGGGTATCTCTACCCTGCAGTCTTACCAGGGTGCCCAGATTTTTGAAATCATCGGTTTGAACCAGGCCGTGGTGCGGAAATACTTTGCCGGAACCACTTCCCGGATTGAAGGGATGGGACTGGATGAAATTGCACGCGAAGCATTAACCAAACATCATTTTGGATTCAGCCAGAAACCCAGCCCCGTAGATCAGCTTCCTACAGGAGGCTTCTACCAGTGGAAACGGAAAGGGGAAGCACACCTGTTCAACCCGCAGACCATTCACCTGTTGCAGTATTCAACGAAGATGAATGACTACAACATCTTTAAAAAATACACCAAGCTGGTAAACGACCAAACCTCCAAGGCGATCACCTTAAGAGGGTTGCTCGATTTCAAACGCAGCCGCAAACCCATCTCCATTGACGAGGTAGAACCGGCTGAAAAAATATATAAACGTTTTGCTACCGGCGCAATGAGCTTTGGCTCTATCAGCTGGGAAGCACATACCACACTGGCCATTGCCATGAACCGCCTGGGCGGCAAAAGCAATACCGGTGAAGGCGGCGAAGATGAAGCCCGTTACACACCATTGGAAAATGGCGACAGTATGCGTAGTGCCATCAAACAGGTAGCCAGCGCCCGGTTTGGTGTAACAAGCCTGTATTTAACAGAGGCGGATGAACTGCAGATCAAAATGGCGCAGGGTGCCAAGCCCGGCGAAGGCGGACAGCTCCCCGGTGACAAAGTAGATGACTGGATCGGAAAGACCCGGCATGCGACACCCGGAGTGGGATTGATTTCTCCTCCCCCGCACCACGACATTTATTCGATTGAGGACCTGGCACAGCTGATCTTTGATCTGAAGAATGCCAACCGCCATGCGCGCATCAATGTAAAGCTGGTAAGCAAGGCCGGTGTAGGCACCATTGCCGCTGGTGTTACAAAGGCAAAGGCCGATGTGGTACTGATTGCCGGTCATGACGGAGGTACCGGCGCGTCACCTATCAGCTCTATCCGTCACGCAGGATTACCCTGGGAACTGGGCGTAGCTGAAGCGCAACAAACGCTGGTGAAGAACAAATTAAGAAGCCGGGTGGTATTGCAAACCGACGGTCAGATGCGTACCGGCCGCGATATTGTGATTGCCGCTATGCTGGGCGCCGAAGAATGGGGCGTAGCTACGGCCGCGCTGATCGTAGAAGGCTGCATCATGATGCGGAAATGCCACCTGAATACCTGCCCTGTTGGTGTGGCTACGCAGGATCCGGAACTGAGGAAACGGTTTACGGGTAATCCTGATCACGTGGTAAACTTCTTTAAGTTCCTGACAGAAGACATGCGGGAAGTAATGGCGGAGCTAGGCTATCGCACCGTAGACGAAATGATTGGTCAGTCGAGTGAACTGAAAGTAAGAGAAGGCATTACCCACTGGAAATACAAGAACCTGGATCTTTCTCCGATCCTTTACCGCCAGCAGGAAGAAGCGGGTATCGGTCTTTACCATTCAGAAGAGCAGGATCATGGCATTAAATCGGTACTCGACTGGAAATTCGTAGAAGCGGCAAAACCCGCCATTGAGAACGGAACTCCTGTAAAAGCGGCATTCGATATTGTGAATACCGATCGTGCAGCTGGGACCATTCTTTCACACGAGATCACCAAAAAATACCGTTCAGAAGGTTTGCCGGAAGATACTGTACACCTGAAGTTGAAGGGAACGGCCGGGCAAAGTTTTGGCGCGTTCTGTAACAAAGGCATCACGCTGGAACTGGAAGGCGATGCCAACGATTATTTTGGTAAAGGGCTGAGCGGCGCCAAGCTGATCACCTACCCCGATGCCAAGGCCGGTTTTGTTGCGGAGGAGAACAGCATCATTGGTAACGTGGCGTTTTACGGTGCCACCAGCGGTGAAGGTTTTATCCGCGGAAAAGCGGGTGAGCGCTTTGCTGTGCGCAACTCCGGTGCCACCGTTGTGGTAGAAGGTGTTGGCGATCATGGTTGTGAATACATGACCGGGGGTAAGGCCATTATCCTGGGTAATACCGGCCGGAACTTTGCAGCTGGTATGAGCGGGGGAATCGCCTTTGTATACGATGCCAGTCAGAAATTTGCAGACAACTGTAATAAGGAAATGGTAGAGTTGGATCCGGTGAGCGATACCGATGCCCAGTTCCTGAATGAGTATATCTCTAAACATTATCGGTATACCAACAGCCCAGTAGCCAAATTCATCCTGGATGATTTTGAGAACCAGCTGAAGAACTTTGTAAAAGTATTCCCTTCCGAATACAAGAAAGTGCTACTGGCAAAGGAAGAGCAAAAACAATTAGCATAA
- a CDS encoding FadR/GntR family transcriptional regulator: MVEGIKPIGAKSMAEQVELSLREYFAKQSFKPGDALPTELELAAALGVSRNVVREALSRFKMLGIIESKKKVGMIISNPDIVGTFEKVLNPAIMDTATLQDLFELRLALEVGIADLLFIRKTAADIDELEVIAENETKGDFFRINNEIAFHGKLYEMTGNETLKNFQKLLLPIFGYVVKLEKEKQVSGKVSHKDLVKLLRKDDKEAFKKGMLAHLQPHYDRLKSCR, from the coding sequence ATGGTTGAAGGCATTAAACCGATTGGCGCCAAATCAATGGCCGAACAGGTAGAATTGAGTCTGCGCGAGTATTTTGCAAAACAGTCCTTTAAGCCCGGAGATGCGCTTCCGACCGAATTGGAACTTGCTGCTGCGCTCGGTGTAAGCCGGAATGTGGTACGGGAAGCATTGAGCCGTTTTAAAATGCTGGGAATCATAGAGTCGAAGAAGAAGGTAGGAATGATCATTTCCAATCCAGACATCGTGGGCACTTTTGAAAAAGTGCTCAACCCTGCCATTATGGATACGGCCACATTGCAGGATCTGTTTGAGCTGCGCCTGGCCCTGGAGGTTGGGATCGCCGATCTGTTGTTTATCCGCAAAACGGCTGCCGATATTGATGAGCTGGAGGTGATCGCGGAGAACGAAACCAAGGGTGATTTTTTCCGGATCAACAATGAGATTGCTTTTCATGGTAAACTGTATGAAATGACCGGAAACGAAACCCTGAAGAACTTTCAAAAATTATTGCTGCCCATTTTCGGTTATGTGGTAAAACTGGAAAAAGAAAAACAGGTATCCGGAAAAGTTTCGCATAAAGACCTGGTAAAACTCCTGCGTAAAGATGATAAAGAGGCATTTAAGAAAGGGATGCTGGCACACCTGCAACCGCATTACGACCGGCTAAAATCCTGCCGGTAA